A genome region from Vicinamibacterales bacterium includes the following:
- a CDS encoding ABC transporter permease, translated as MMRPRRGWTSGSMAVKVAALLLAALIVLAAAAPLIAPYSAEALDLSNRRAAPSSNHWFGTDELGRDLCTRVLFGARVSLAVGLLSALVAAAVGVGIGAASGYAGGVVDSLLMRMTDAMLAMPRLPFLMIASAVLQPSVPALIVLVGLAGWMETARLVRAEFLGLREREFVSAARAAGANARRVIWRHLLPGATASIAVSLTLAIARGMLLESALSFFGVGVQPPTPSWGNMLYQAQTTMTSEPWLALFPGLFIFLTALGINVVGDALSGSEGAVR; from the coding sequence ATGATGCGGCCGCGCCGCGGGTGGACGTCCGGAAGCATGGCCGTGAAGGTGGCCGCGCTGCTGCTGGCGGCTCTGATCGTTCTCGCGGCGGCCGCGCCACTGATCGCACCCTACTCTGCCGAGGCCCTCGATCTCTCCAACAGGCGCGCCGCGCCGTCGTCCAACCACTGGTTCGGGACCGACGAACTCGGCCGCGATCTCTGCACCCGGGTCCTGTTCGGCGCGAGGGTCTCGTTGGCGGTCGGCCTCTTGTCGGCACTGGTCGCGGCGGCCGTCGGCGTCGGGATCGGCGCGGCGAGCGGCTACGCCGGTGGCGTCGTGGACAGCCTGCTCATGCGGATGACCGACGCGATGCTCGCCATGCCGCGGCTGCCGTTCCTGATGATCGCCTCGGCCGTGCTCCAGCCGTCCGTGCCCGCGCTCATCGTGCTCGTCGGCCTGGCAGGCTGGATGGAGACCGCGCGCCTCGTGCGCGCGGAGTTCCTGGGACTGAGGGAGCGCGAGTTCGTGTCCGCCGCGCGCGCGGCCGGCGCCAATGCGCGTCGCGTGATCTGGCGCCACCTGCTGCCCGGCGCCACCGCTTCGATCGCCGTGTCGTTGACGCTGGCGATCGCCCGGGGCATGCTGCTCGAGTCGGCGCTCAGCTTCTTTGGCGTCGGCGTGCAGCCGCCCACGCCCAGCTGGGGCAACATGCTCTACCAGGCGCAGACGACGATGACCTCGGAACCGTGGCTGGCGCTGTTCCCTGGGCTGTTCATCTTCCTGACGGCGCTCGGCATCAACGTGGTGGGCGACGCGCTGTCGGGAAGCGAAGGGGCGGTGCGGTAG
- a CDS encoding ABC transporter permease — translation MFARFIVRRLCQAVPLLLVVSLLVFLLIHAAPGGPLTLYLSNPNVRPQDIERLRRALGLDRPLWIQYLSWLGAFVRGDWGYSYADGRPVLERIIERLPATLELVASSMALGALIAMPVGVIAAIRRHGWFDRLTAALASAGISLPVFWFGLVLQIVFSVWLGWLPSSGRSTLGGSGLVDRLEHLAMPTTVLALVHAAAWSRYLRASMGDVLGQPYIAAARARGVPAWSVWLRHALRNAVIPVLTVAMIDAAIMVSGAVVTESVFAWPGVGSLFTDALAKRDYTVLMAFLMMSSCAVVVLNLGADLLHRRLDPRIGSGAA, via the coding sequence GTGTTCGCCCGATTCATCGTCCGTCGGCTGTGCCAGGCGGTCCCCCTCCTGCTCGTCGTGTCGTTGCTCGTGTTCCTGCTGATCCACGCGGCGCCAGGCGGCCCGCTGACGCTCTACCTCTCGAACCCGAATGTCCGGCCGCAGGACATCGAGCGGTTGCGGCGGGCCCTCGGCCTCGACCGCCCGCTCTGGATTCAGTACCTGTCCTGGCTCGGGGCGTTCGTGCGCGGTGATTGGGGTTACAGCTACGCCGATGGCCGGCCGGTGCTCGAACGGATCATCGAGCGTCTTCCGGCGACGCTCGAGCTCGTCGCCAGCTCGATGGCACTCGGCGCGTTGATCGCCATGCCCGTCGGCGTCATCGCGGCCATACGACGTCACGGCTGGTTCGACCGACTCACCGCGGCCCTGGCCTCGGCCGGGATCTCACTGCCCGTGTTCTGGTTCGGCCTCGTCCTGCAGATCGTCTTCAGCGTCTGGCTCGGCTGGCTGCCCTCGTCCGGCCGCAGCACGCTCGGCGGCAGCGGCCTCGTCGATCGACTCGAACACCTGGCGATGCCGACAACCGTGCTCGCGCTCGTGCACGCGGCGGCGTGGTCCCGGTACCTGCGAGCGTCGATGGGCGACGTCCTCGGGCAGCCCTACATCGCGGCGGCTCGCGCCAGAGGCGTGCCCGCCTGGTCCGTCTGGCTGCGGCACGCGCTGCGCAATGCGGTGATACCGGTGCTGACCGTCGCGATGATCGACGCCGCCATCATGGTGTCGGGAGCCGTGGTGACCGAGAGCGTATTCGCGTGGCCCGGCGTCGGCAGCCTGTTCACCGATGCCCTGGCGAAGCGCGACTACACCGTGCTGATGGCGTTCCTGATGATGTCGTCCTGCGCCGTGGTCGTGCTCAACCTCGGCGCGGATCTGCTCCATCGCCGCCTCGACCCGAGGATTGGGAGCGGGGCCGCATGA
- a CDS encoding peptide ABC transporter substrate-binding protein yields the protein MPQHRGLRVGVASIAAVVAFGGCSPRPATGPSNSLLIIGYDREPDTLNRFSTHILEDIQTCVVEGLTTTDEKMNVVPVLATDVPSLENGGVRLRPDGGMDVTWKLRPNVSWQDGRPFSSADVKFTVEALQNPAYKPESTDGFDRISSVDAPDALTAVIHYREVYAPYAIQFIRGCFPKHVLEGRDIDRATDYNRKPLGTGPYRVVEWRTGEHILLERVPKYWRGQPRIERLLFKFLTNTNTRINQLRSGEVHVVALVPWDKYREIQSVPGLAIHRMMGNAYEHITLNQKSVPAFRDVRVRRALAHAIDRSLLTRTILDGLAPVIDGPVQPLSWAYTDQVRRYGFDPSQARALLDDAGWRDTNGDAVRERDGRPLSFTLVTQAGFAIRENIAQAVQRQWRDVGADVKVQLQDGTTISALWFEGRFDAMLHWWQMPSDPEMTLFFAADRTPPAGRNINYLRDDALTKVLYASDRTVDLGERRRLLQEAQRRIADLAPEIPLYNITRLDAVPARLRGFRGNPTNVGIFWNVYEWKIGQ from the coding sequence ATGCCGCAACATAGGGGACTGCGCGTCGGCGTCGCATCGATCGCGGCGGTCGTCGCCTTCGGCGGCTGCTCACCGCGGCCGGCCACCGGCCCGTCGAACAGCCTGCTCATCATCGGCTACGACCGCGAGCCCGACACGCTGAACCGGTTCAGCACACACATCCTCGAGGACATCCAGACGTGCGTGGTCGAGGGCCTGACGACCACCGACGAGAAGATGAACGTCGTGCCGGTGCTCGCGACCGACGTGCCGTCGCTCGAGAACGGCGGCGTGCGCCTCCGTCCCGACGGCGGGATGGACGTCACCTGGAAGCTGCGCCCGAACGTCTCGTGGCAGGACGGCCGACCTTTCTCGTCGGCCGACGTCAAGTTCACCGTCGAGGCACTCCAGAACCCGGCGTACAAACCCGAGAGTACCGATGGATTCGACCGCATCTCGTCGGTGGACGCGCCCGATGCGCTGACGGCGGTCATCCACTATCGCGAGGTCTACGCGCCCTACGCGATCCAATTCATCAGGGGCTGCTTCCCGAAGCACGTCCTCGAGGGACGCGACATCGATCGGGCCACGGACTACAACCGCAAGCCGCTCGGCACCGGACCGTACCGCGTCGTCGAATGGCGCACCGGCGAGCACATCCTCCTCGAGCGCGTGCCCAAGTACTGGCGCGGGCAGCCGAGGATCGAGCGCCTGCTCTTCAAGTTCCTCACGAACACCAACACGCGCATCAACCAGCTTCGCAGCGGCGAGGTGCACGTCGTCGCCCTCGTGCCCTGGGACAAGTACCGGGAGATTCAGTCGGTGCCGGGCCTCGCGATCCACCGGATGATGGGGAACGCCTACGAGCACATCACGCTCAACCAGAAGAGCGTGCCGGCGTTTCGGGACGTGCGCGTGCGCCGCGCCCTGGCGCATGCCATCGACCGGTCGCTCCTGACGCGAACGATTCTCGACGGCCTCGCGCCGGTCATCGACGGACCGGTCCAGCCGCTGTCGTGGGCGTATACCGACCAGGTTCGCCGCTACGGGTTCGATCCGTCCCAGGCACGCGCGCTGCTGGACGATGCCGGGTGGCGCGACACCAACGGCGACGCCGTCCGCGAGCGCGACGGCCGGCCGCTGTCGTTCACGCTGGTCACGCAGGCGGGTTTCGCGATCAGGGAGAACATCGCTCAGGCGGTGCAGCGCCAGTGGCGGGATGTCGGCGCCGACGTGAAGGTGCAGCTCCAGGATGGGACCACGATCAGCGCGCTGTGGTTCGAGGGTCGGTTCGACGCGATGCTGCACTGGTGGCAGATGCCGTCCGATCCGGAGATGACCCTCTTTTTCGCCGCGGACCGGACGCCACCGGCGGGCCGGAACATCAACTACCTGCGTGACGACGCGTTGACGAAGGTGCTGTACGCGTCCGATCGGACGGTGGATCTCGGCGAGCGCCGCCGGCTGCTGCAGGAGGCCCAACGTCGGATCGCCGATCTGGCCCCGGAGATTCCGCTCTACAACATCACGCGGCTCGATGCGGTGCCCGCGCGGCTTCGCGGCTTCCGGGGGAATCCGACGAACGTCGGGATCTTCTGGAACGTGTACGAATGGAAGATTGGGCAATAG
- a CDS encoding DUF885 family protein: MSHDALGPFFESYCRLRPVTATFTGVHDHDDRLPDWSPDGLEAAVAEMRALRRGLADESGSASAGPRALAPTGALGAETPSWPARSIDIQLADSFLEIQIAELNGPHFQRGNPALFTGEAIFGIIALMNREFAPFAARLESLTARLRGIPGFLEQARRSIAAEIPAEWTARALRECGGARTLLSFGLDLWLAHESARAAVEGAGAGFDPLRGARMAAAMCTCKATPEVQAARDAARDALAAFGRLETWLRKTIRPAAASRYSCGGEHLELLLRRGHWTPQPAAALLAEARAAFEVQSARFSEAARREAPGGWPDIQGRLADNHPDVPSYLGAHDEWWRKCREMAAAHDLVTWPDAPIRFVPIPVWTREAAPSLYYLFYRSPAPFDPPAVHECTVPAIDTMMPPEECERRLRAVNTNVIKLNHVVHHGGLGHHVQNAHAARSLSLVGRIAAVDGASRIAMFCGGTLAEGWACYATDLAQEYGLLTPLETVAEEHSRLRQLGRAIVDIELHQGMMTFDEAVTFYADGVGMSPEAARSEASKNSMFPGAAVMYWLGTSQIHQLRAERSKALGARFSLRAFHDRLLSFGAIPVALAAKLMRADAAT, translated from the coding sequence GTGTCGCACGATGCGCTGGGTCCGTTCTTCGAGAGCTACTGCCGGCTTCGGCCGGTGACGGCCACGTTCACGGGCGTCCACGACCACGACGACCGGCTGCCGGATTGGTCGCCCGACGGCCTCGAGGCTGCCGTGGCAGAGATGAGGGCGCTGCGCAGGGGCCTCGCGGACGAGTCCGGCTCGGCTTCGGCCGGCCCCCGCGCACTGGCGCCGACCGGAGCGCTCGGGGCGGAGACACCGTCGTGGCCTGCGCGATCGATCGACATCCAACTTGCCGACTCCTTCCTCGAGATCCAGATCGCCGAGCTGAACGGCCCGCACTTTCAGCGCGGCAACCCCGCTCTGTTCACTGGCGAGGCGATCTTCGGAATCATCGCGCTGATGAACCGCGAGTTCGCACCCTTCGCCGCGCGGCTGGAGTCGCTCACCGCCCGGCTGCGTGGCATCCCTGGCTTCCTCGAGCAGGCTCGCCGGTCGATCGCGGCTGAGATTCCCGCGGAGTGGACGGCCCGCGCCCTGCGCGAATGCGGCGGGGCCAGGACGCTGCTGTCGTTTGGTCTCGACCTCTGGCTGGCGCACGAGTCAGCCCGCGCGGCAGTCGAAGGAGCCGGAGCCGGTTTCGACCCGCTCCGAGGCGCGCGGATGGCGGCGGCGATGTGCACGTGCAAGGCGACGCCGGAAGTGCAGGCCGCGCGAGACGCCGCGCGAGACGCGCTGGCCGCGTTCGGGCGCCTCGAGACGTGGCTGCGGAAGACGATACGCCCGGCGGCCGCCTCGCGCTACTCGTGCGGCGGCGAGCATCTCGAGTTGTTGTTGAGACGCGGGCACTGGACGCCGCAGCCCGCTGCCGCGCTGCTCGCCGAGGCCCGTGCGGCATTCGAGGTGCAGAGCGCCCGCTTCTCCGAGGCGGCTCGACGCGAGGCGCCCGGCGGCTGGCCTGACATCCAGGGGCGGTTGGCCGACAATCATCCGGACGTCCCGTCGTATCTCGGCGCGCACGACGAGTGGTGGCGGAAGTGTCGCGAGATGGCGGCCGCACACGACCTCGTCACATGGCCCGACGCACCGATCCGGTTCGTGCCGATCCCAGTCTGGACCCGCGAGGCCGCTCCCTCGCTCTACTATCTCTTCTACCGTTCGCCGGCGCCGTTCGATCCGCCCGCGGTGCACGAGTGCACGGTGCCGGCGATCGACACGATGATGCCGCCGGAGGAATGCGAGCGGCGCCTGCGGGCCGTCAACACGAACGTGATCAAGCTGAACCACGTGGTCCACCACGGCGGGCTCGGCCATCACGTGCAGAATGCCCACGCCGCGCGCTCCCTGTCGCTCGTCGGGCGGATCGCGGCGGTGGACGGCGCCAGCCGTATCGCCATGTTCTGCGGCGGCACGCTGGCCGAGGGCTGGGCGTGCTACGCGACGGATCTCGCGCAGGAATACGGGCTCCTGACGCCGCTCGAGACCGTGGCCGAGGAACACAGCCGCCTCCGGCAGCTCGGCCGCGCGATCGTGGACATCGAACTCCACCAGGGGATGATGACCTTCGACGAGGCGGTGACGTTCTACGCCGACGGCGTGGGGATGTCGCCAGAAGCCGCGCGAAGCGAGGCTTCCAAGAACTCGATGTTCCCGGGCGCCGCGGTCATGTACTGGCTCGGAACCAGCCAGATTCACCAGCTTCGCGCCGAACGGTCGAAGGCGCTCGGGGCGCGCTTCTCCCTGCGAGCATTCCACGACCGGTTGCTGTCGTTCGGAGCGATCCCCGTGGCGCTGGCCGCAAAACTGATGAGGGCAGATGCCGCAACATAG
- a CDS encoding Gfo/Idh/MocA family oxidoreductase: MTPSKKVRVGVLGAGAWARLAHLPGFARDPRCEVVAIADPNLPLAEAAARDFRIPVCTASHQALIARDDIDMVDVCTPSATHLELTWAALQAGKHVLCEKPVAYDYRDTLRARDLARSKGLKTKMGFTFRHSPGMRYVKFLIDEGYIGTPFVFNGYEQNSQWLNPSTPLRQVDHEADQSVLQVSSLEGYGAPIIDLAHWFVGSNLRSVVGTMRNFVPERIVRATGRMMRMNIDDGDIFIGEFDNGALCSIQTSFVTVGNYPGLEARIYGSQGALICRLVEEFGCCETVHGAKPDEVEFRRLPIPERFYPAGGSDEESWRSLFYANLTADFVDEILDIGRQSQGDFADGAWVQETINAVELSFRERRWVSLPLDSTQG, encoded by the coding sequence ATGACACCATCGAAGAAAGTGCGCGTTGGGGTGCTGGGCGCGGGGGCGTGGGCGCGTCTGGCTCATCTGCCCGGCTTCGCGCGCGACCCGCGGTGCGAGGTCGTGGCCATCGCCGATCCGAATCTTCCCCTTGCCGAGGCGGCGGCCCGCGACTTCCGGATCCCGGTGTGCACAGCCAGCCATCAGGCCCTCATTGCCCGCGACGACATCGACATGGTCGATGTGTGCACGCCGAGCGCCACGCACCTCGAGTTGACGTGGGCCGCGCTCCAGGCCGGCAAGCACGTGCTCTGCGAGAAACCCGTCGCCTACGACTACCGGGACACGCTCCGCGCGCGCGACCTGGCACGCTCGAAGGGCTTGAAGACGAAGATGGGATTCACCTTCCGCCACAGCCCCGGCATGCGGTACGTGAAGTTCCTCATCGACGAGGGTTACATCGGCACACCGTTCGTCTTCAACGGCTACGAGCAGAACTCGCAGTGGTTGAACCCTTCCACGCCGCTCCGTCAGGTCGATCACGAGGCGGACCAGTCGGTGCTCCAGGTCTCGTCGCTCGAGGGTTACGGCGCGCCGATCATCGACCTGGCGCACTGGTTCGTCGGCAGCAACCTGCGGTCGGTCGTGGGCACGATGCGCAACTTCGTTCCCGAACGGATCGTGCGCGCCACGGGCCGCATGATGCGGATGAACATCGACGACGGGGACATCTTCATCGGCGAATTCGACAACGGCGCCTTGTGCTCGATCCAGACCAGTTTCGTCACCGTCGGCAACTACCCGGGCCTCGAGGCGCGCATCTACGGCAGCCAAGGCGCCCTGATCTGCCGCCTCGTCGAGGAGTTCGGATGCTGCGAAACCGTCCACGGCGCGAAGCCGGACGAAGTGGAGTTCAGGCGGCTGCCGATTCCCGAGCGGTTCTACCCTGCCGGCGGGAGCGATGAAGAGAGTTGGCGGTCGCTGTTCTACGCGAATCTCACCGCCGACTTCGTGGACGAGATTCTCGACATCGGACGCCAGAGCCAGGGGGATTTCGCCGACGGCGCCTGGGTGCAGGAGACGATCAATGCCGTGGAGTTGTCGTTTCGCGAGCGGCGGTGGGTGTCGCTGCCGTTGGACTCGACGCAGGGTTGA
- a CDS encoding amidohydrolase family protein, whose translation MRTFHFACAFMLAAGLCAGQDQPITIRAGVLLDGKGFAARNVTIVVQGASIQRVGPSTPGATYDLSRLTVLPGLIDTHVHLTWHFGPDGRFAPRDASPTQQMGYAMENAFVTLMAGFTTVQSVGDPVDKDVRDAVARGILPGPRVLTCLRAITNPQLTIDQIRETVRKLKADGADLIKIFASKSVRDGGGQTLSNEQLQAACGEARAQGLRTLIHAYGPDTIKVAADAGCTTIEHATFADQSALSALAARGTYIDPNIGLVKQNYLDNRAKYDGIGNYNAEGFAAMEKAIPVDLVMFKQALATPNLKIVFGTDAVAGAHGRNIEELIYRVQKGGQDPAAAIVSITSLAAASLGLESRIGAVAPGMEADLIAVDGDPLEDITALRRVVFVMKGGKVVKSAGGR comes from the coding sequence ATGAGAACGTTCCATTTCGCCTGCGCCTTCATGCTTGCAGCCGGCCTGTGCGCCGGCCAGGACCAGCCGATCACCATCCGGGCCGGCGTGTTGCTGGACGGCAAAGGGTTCGCCGCGCGCAACGTCACCATCGTCGTCCAGGGGGCGTCGATCCAGCGGGTCGGGCCATCGACGCCGGGCGCCACCTACGACCTGAGCCGGCTCACGGTCCTCCCGGGACTCATCGACACCCACGTGCACCTGACGTGGCATTTCGGGCCGGACGGCCGGTTCGCTCCGCGCGACGCATCGCCGACCCAGCAGATGGGCTACGCGATGGAAAACGCGTTCGTGACGCTCATGGCCGGGTTCACGACGGTCCAGAGCGTGGGCGACCCGGTGGACAAGGACGTCCGCGACGCCGTCGCTCGAGGCATCCTGCCCGGTCCGCGGGTGCTGACATGTCTTCGCGCGATCACGAACCCGCAGCTCACCATCGATCAGATCCGCGAGACGGTCCGGAAGCTGAAGGCGGACGGCGCCGACCTGATCAAGATCTTCGCGTCGAAGAGCGTCCGCGACGGTGGCGGCCAGACGCTGAGCAACGAGCAACTCCAGGCGGCCTGCGGTGAGGCCAGGGCGCAGGGACTTCGCACGCTGATCCACGCGTACGGGCCGGACACGATCAAGGTCGCGGCCGACGCGGGCTGCACGACGATCGAGCATGCGACCTTCGCGGACCAGAGCGCGCTCAGCGCCCTGGCAGCGCGCGGGACCTACATCGATCCGAACATCGGCCTCGTGAAGCAGAACTACCTCGACAACCGCGCGAAATACGACGGGATCGGCAACTACAACGCCGAAGGGTTCGCCGCCATGGAGAAGGCGATCCCGGTGGACCTCGTCATGTTCAAGCAGGCGTTGGCGACGCCGAACCTGAAGATCGTCTTCGGCACCGACGCGGTGGCCGGCGCGCACGGCCGTAACATCGAGGAACTGATCTACCGCGTGCAGAAGGGCGGGCAGGATCCGGCTGCCGCCATCGTGTCGATCACGTCGCTCGCGGCCGCGTCGCTCGGGTTGGAGTCCAGGATTGGCGCGGTCGCTCCCGGCATGGAGGCGGACCTGATCGCCGTGGACGGCGATCCACTCGAGGACATCACCGCCCTTCGGCGCGTGGTCTTCGTCATGAAGGGCGGGAAGGTCGTGAAGTCGGCTGGCGGCAGGTAG
- a CDS encoding amidohydrolase, whose product MPNPKPASALFLTVAVLLAIPAAAQDVPAAKRAALAETDRIAGDIARISSTLWKYSERALREQRSAAFLADILEREGFRVERGVAGMPTAFVASYGTGKPVIGILAEYDALPGIGNAVVPKKQAREDGVSSGQGCGHDLFGAGSVGAAIALKRTMAAQHLPGTLRLYGTPAEETGIGKIYMARDGAFDDLDAAIEWHPSQENAVANTANQAMNNFTVEFFGQPAHAAFDPWNGKSALDAVELFAHGLNMMREHVKPTSRIHYVFPSAGEAPNVVPSYASVWAYVRDVDRASVDAHYAWIQKIAEGAALATRTTYKVTLTTGLHEYVFNRPLQEAMQRNLEAVGGPKFGEAEQVFARQLQRELGLPESGIDTSIRTLADRVQPAEGGSTDVSDVSHITPTVGLSVATAGRELPWHSWATSASHGLPGASHAAETAASVIALTGVDLLTRPDLIKQARADFVKKTGGKPYKSPIPAGQKPPIPK is encoded by the coding sequence ATGCCCAACCCAAAGCCCGCCTCCGCCCTGTTTCTCACCGTGGCCGTCCTCCTCGCGATTCCGGCCGCCGCTCAGGATGTTCCCGCTGCGAAGCGGGCGGCGCTTGCCGAAACGGACCGTATCGCCGGCGACATCGCCCGGATCTCGAGCACCCTCTGGAAGTACTCGGAACGTGCACTGAGAGAGCAGCGATCCGCGGCGTTCCTCGCCGACATCCTGGAGCGGGAGGGGTTCCGAGTGGAGCGTGGTGTCGCGGGCATGCCCACCGCGTTCGTCGCCAGCTACGGCACGGGCAAGCCCGTCATCGGGATCCTTGCCGAATACGACGCCCTTCCCGGAATTGGCAACGCCGTGGTTCCGAAGAAGCAGGCGCGGGAGGACGGCGTGAGCTCGGGCCAGGGCTGCGGGCACGATCTGTTCGGCGCGGGTTCGGTCGGCGCTGCGATCGCCCTGAAGCGGACCATGGCGGCGCAGCACCTTCCGGGAACACTGAGGTTGTACGGGACGCCGGCCGAGGAGACAGGCATCGGCAAGATCTACATGGCGCGTGACGGCGCCTTCGACGATCTCGACGCCGCGATCGAATGGCATCCGTCGCAGGAGAACGCCGTCGCCAACACGGCGAACCAGGCGATGAACAACTTCACGGTCGAGTTCTTCGGTCAGCCGGCGCACGCGGCGTTCGACCCCTGGAACGGCAAGAGCGCGCTCGACGCGGTGGAGCTGTTCGCGCACGGCCTCAACATGATGCGCGAGCACGTGAAGCCGACCTCGCGCATTCATTACGTGTTCCCATCGGCGGGCGAGGCGCCCAACGTGGTGCCGTCGTACGCGAGCGTGTGGGCCTACGTCCGCGACGTCGATCGGGCGTCGGTCGACGCGCACTACGCGTGGATTCAGAAGATTGCCGAAGGCGCCGCGCTCGCGACGAGGACCACCTACAAGGTCACGCTGACGACAGGACTTCACGAGTACGTCTTCAACCGGCCGCTCCAGGAGGCGATGCAGCGGAACCTCGAGGCGGTGGGCGGACCGAAGTTCGGTGAGGCCGAGCAGGTGTTCGCCAGACAGCTGCAGCGCGAGCTCGGGTTGCCCGAATCGGGCATCGACACGTCGATACGGACACTCGCCGACCGTGTGCAGCCAGCCGAAGGGGGTTCGACCGACGTCTCGGACGTGAGCCACATCACGCCGACCGTGGGCCTGTCGGTGGCGACCGCGGGCAGGGAGCTGCCGTGGCACAGCTGGGCGACGTCCGCATCGCACGGCCTCCCGGGCGCGAGCCACGCGGCCGAGACCGCGGCGAGCGTGATCGCCCTGACCGGCGTGGACCTGCTGACCCGGCCCGATTTGATCAAGCAGGCTCGTGCCGACTTCGTCAAGAAGACCGGAGGAAAACCCTACAAGTCACCGATCCCTGCCGGGCAGAAGCCGCCGATCCCGAAGTGA
- a CDS encoding ABC transporter substrate-binding protein, whose protein sequence is MLRNFTVAVLIVFALVGTGCTKERSTAGAPEARTLISSIRGEPRTFNRFAGRDSVLDMVTHLTQGRLVRIDRTTQDLQPWLAESWAPGPDGLSYTVKLRKGVRFSDGTPFTSADVLFTFRAVYDERTASPLGESMRVGGKPLLVTAPDADTVIIRFPSLFGPGMRLLDNLAILPKHKLQAALDAGTLASAWGPSTPVSEIVGLGPFVLKEYQPGQRLVFVRNPNYWRSDSSGAKLPALDRLTLEIVPDQNAELLRLQAGQIDFTQTEVRPDDYATLKRAADAGRLSLVDLGVGLDADSFWINLRSNWPGAARRPWLQRVELRRAISHAVDRRAFADTVFLGAGVPVYGLVSPGNARWFAADLPRYDYDPAAAKKLLASIGLTMRKGTTTLEDRPGVKASFTILTQKGNTLLERGAAFIAEELKKVGLAVEVAPLEIGAAIDRIERGEYDAVYFRFLTTDLDPALNLDLWLSSGGGHVWNPGQSKPATDWEKQVDDLMLRQAATSEQAERKAIFDQVQTIVAEHQPIIQFVAPRIYIPMSSRVRGATPALLRPAILWNPDGLTVSGPK, encoded by the coding sequence ATGCTCAGGAACTTCACCGTTGCCGTCCTCATCGTCTTCGCGCTGGTGGGGACCGGTTGCACGAAAGAACGATCCACGGCCGGCGCGCCCGAGGCGCGGACGCTCATCTCGTCGATTCGCGGCGAGCCGCGTACGTTCAACCGCTTTGCGGGGCGTGACTCGGTGCTCGATATGGTCACGCACCTCACGCAGGGCCGTCTGGTGCGCATCGATCGAACGACCCAGGACCTCCAACCGTGGCTGGCCGAATCGTGGGCGCCGGGACCAGACGGCCTGAGCTACACCGTGAAGCTTCGCAAGGGCGTGCGGTTCTCCGACGGGACGCCGTTCACCTCGGCCGACGTCCTGTTCACCTTCCGCGCCGTGTACGACGAGAGGACCGCCAGCCCGCTCGGCGAATCGATGCGGGTCGGCGGCAAGCCGTTACTGGTCACCGCGCCGGACGCGGACACGGTGATCATCCGCTTTCCGTCGCTCTTCGGACCGGGGATGCGGCTGCTCGACAACCTGGCCATCCTGCCGAAGCACAAGCTGCAGGCGGCGCTCGACGCGGGCACGCTCGCGTCGGCGTGGGGGCCATCCACGCCGGTCTCGGAGATCGTGGGTCTCGGCCCGTTCGTGCTGAAGGAGTATCAGCCGGGACAGCGGCTGGTGTTCGTGCGCAACCCCAACTACTGGCGCAGCGACTCGAGCGGTGCGAAGCTGCCCGCGCTCGACCGCCTGACGCTCGAGATCGTGCCCGACCAGAACGCGGAGTTGCTGCGCCTGCAGGCGGGGCAGATCGACTTCACGCAGACCGAGGTGCGGCCGGACGACTACGCCACGCTCAAGCGGGCGGCCGACGCGGGCAGGCTGTCGCTCGTCGATCTCGGCGTGGGCCTCGATGCCGACTCCTTCTGGATCAACCTGCGGTCGAACTGGCCGGGAGCGGCCAGGCGGCCATGGCTGCAGCGCGTCGAGTTGCGGCGCGCGATCTCGCACGCGGTCGATCGCCGCGCGTTCGCGGACACGGTGTTCCTGGGCGCGGGCGTGCCGGTGTACGGGCTGGTTTCGCCGGGCAACGCGCGGTGGTTCGCGGCCGACCTGCCGAGGTACGACTACGACCCGGCAGCCGCGAAGAAGCTGCTCGCGTCGATCGGTCTGACGATGCGGAAGGGCACGACAACGCTGGAGGATCGCCCGGGTGTGAAGGCCTCGTTCACCATCCTCACGCAGAAGGGGAACACGCTGCTCGAGCGAGGCGCGGCCTTCATCGCGGAAGAGCTGAAGAAGGTCGGCCTGGCCGTCGAGGTGGCCCCGCTCGAGATCGGCGCGGCGATCGACCGCATCGAGCGCGGCGAATACGACGCCGTCTACTTCCGGTTCCTGACGACGGATCTGGATCCGGCGCTGAACCTGGATCTGTGGTTGAGCTCGGGGGGCGGGCACGTGTGGAACCCTGGCCAATCGAAGCCAGCCACCGACTGGGAGAAGCAGGTGGACGATCTGATGCTGCGCCAGGCGGCGACGAGCGAACAGGCCGAGCGCAAGGCGATATTCGACCAGGTGCAGACGATCGTCGCGGAGCACCAGCCGATCATCCAGTTCGTGGCGCCGCGCATCTACATCCCGATGAGCTCCCGCGTGCGTGGTGCAACTCCTGCGTTGTTGCGGCCGGCGATCCTGTGGAATCCGGACGGCCTGACGGTGAGTGGACCGAAGTGA